The Gymnodinialimonas sp. 57CJ19 genome includes a window with the following:
- a CDS encoding NADH-quinone oxidoreductase subunit M, which yields MDNLISIVTFLPLVAAVIMAVFLRGDDEAAQLNAKRLALAATAATFVVSIFLLVQFDTANTGFQLVEEREWMFGLTYKVGVDGISILFVMLTTFLMPITIAACWGVTHRVKEYMIALLILETLMIGVFVALDMVLFYLFFEAGLIPMFLIIGIWGGANRIYASFKFFLYTFLGSVLMLVAMVAMYVDAGTTDIPTLLNHTFGTETFSIMGFTVVGGLQTMLFLAFFASFAVKMPMWPVHTWLPDAHVQAPTAGSVVLAAILLKMGGYGFLRFSLPMFPVASDIMAPFILWLSVIAIIYTSLVAMVQEDMKKLIAYSSVAHMGFVTMGIFAANQNGVDGAIFQMISHGFISGALFLCVGVIYDRMHTRDIDAYGGLVVRMPAYAAVFMLFTMANVGLPGTSGFVGEFLTLIGVFQVNTWVGLLACTGVILSASYALWLYRRVVFGDLIKESLKSITDMTTRERAIFAPLIIMTILLGVYPSLVTDVIGPSVAALVENYDVAVAAFEPHTAVAASH from the coding sequence ATGGATAACCTGATCTCCATCGTCACTTTCCTGCCGTTGGTGGCAGCGGTCATTATGGCTGTGTTTCTGCGCGGCGATGATGAAGCGGCACAATTGAACGCCAAGCGCCTGGCCTTGGCGGCCACGGCGGCGACGTTCGTCGTGTCGATCTTCCTTCTGGTGCAATTCGACACTGCCAACACCGGCTTCCAGCTTGTGGAAGAGCGTGAATGGATGTTCGGCCTGACCTACAAGGTTGGCGTGGACGGCATTTCGATCCTTTTCGTGATGCTGACCACCTTCCTGATGCCGATCACCATCGCCGCTTGCTGGGGTGTCACGCACCGCGTGAAGGAATACATGATCGCGCTGTTGATCCTTGAGACGCTGATGATCGGCGTTTTCGTGGCCCTCGACATGGTGCTGTTCTACCTGTTCTTCGAGGCCGGCCTGATCCCGATGTTCCTGATCATCGGCATCTGGGGCGGGGCGAACCGGATCTACGCGTCCTTCAAATTCTTCCTCTACACCTTCCTTGGCTCGGTTCTGATGCTGGTCGCCATGGTGGCGATGTATGTGGACGCGGGCACGACGGACATCCCGACGCTGCTGAACCACACCTTCGGGACAGAAACCTTCAGCATCATGGGCTTCACCGTTGTCGGCGGCCTGCAAACCATGCTGTTCCTCGCCTTCTTCGCGTCCTTTGCTGTGAAAATGCCCATGTGGCCGGTCCACACCTGGTTGCCCGACGCGCACGTTCAGGCCCCCACGGCAGGCTCGGTCGTTCTGGCGGCGATCCTGTTGAAGATGGGCGGCTACGGCTTCCTGCGCTTCAGCCTACCGATGTTCCCTGTCGCCTCGGACATCATGGCGCCGTTCATCCTGTGGCTGTCGGTCATCGCGATCATCTACACGTCGCTGGTGGCGATGGTCCAAGAGGACATGAAGAAGCTGATCGCCTATTCCTCGGTCGCGCACATGGGCTTTGTCACCATGGGGATCTTCGCGGCAAACCAGAACGGCGTCGATGGGGCGATCTTCCAGATGATCAGCCACGGCTTCATCTCGGGCGCGTTGTTCCTGTGCGTCGGCGTGATCTACGACCGGATGCATACCCGTGACATCGACGCCTACGGCGGCCTTGTGGTGCGGATGCCGGCCTATGCGGCGGTGTTCATGCTGTTCACCATGGCCAATGTCGGCCTGCCCGGCACGAGCGGTTTTGTGGGTGAATTCCTGACCCTGATCGGCGTCTTCCAGGTGAACACCTGGGTCGGCCTGCTGGCCTGTACCGGCGTCATCCTGTCGGCTTCCTACGCGCTGTGGCTGTACCGCCGGGTGGTCTTTGGCGACCTGATCAAGGAAAGCCTCAAATCCATCACCGACATGACGACGAGAGAAAGGGCGATCTTCGCGCCGCTTATCATCATGACGATCCTTTTGGGCGTTTACCCCAGCCTTGTGACCGATGTGATCGGCCCCTCGGTTGCCGCCCTTGTTGAAAACTACGACGTGGCCGTGGCGGCATTCGAGCCCCACACTGCCGTCGCCGCCAGCCACTGA
- the nuoL gene encoding NADH-quinone oxidoreductase subunit L, with product METILLFSPLVGALICGFAWRLIGEQAACVVATAFLFLACLLSWVVFLGFDGETYTRSIMTWIESGTLFTDWAIRVDRLTAIMLIVITSVSALVHLYSFGYMAHDENFKEGESYRPRFFAYLSFFTFTMLMLVTADNLLQLFFGWEGVGVASYLLIGFYYRKPSAGAAAMKAFIVNRVGDFGFLLGIFALFWMTDSIQFDVILPMGEELASMTMSFLGMELNAAETIAFLLFIGAMGKSAQLLLHVWLPDAMEGPTPVSALIHAATMVTAGVFLVCRMSPVIEYAPIAGNFIIIVGALSAFVAATIGLVQNDIKRVIAYSTMSQLGYMFVAAGVGVYSVAMFHLLTHAFFKAMLFLGAGSVIHAMHHEQDMRNYGGLRKKIPYTFAAMMIGTLAITGVGIPLLYFGFPVGFAGFVSKDAVIESAYAFGGDLGQFAFWALVIGALFTSFYSWRLMFMTFYGEARGNKHTHDHAHESPMTMLVPLGALAVGAVLAGMVWYGSFFGKTNYVAQFFGVPYAAEEHADAGHGEDALGAEEQAEEAHGDEAHADEAHAEEADGHGETHYVFTGAPGEGAIHHAPDNHVLNDAHSVPTWVKLAPFFAMLIGFGTAFVFYIVNPSIPGRLAKQQSPLYNFLLNKWYFDEAYEFLFIKPAQAIGRFLWKRGDTDTIDGGINGLAMGIIPFFTRLAGRAQSGYIFHYAFAMVLGLVALITFVTLSAG from the coding sequence ATGGAAACGATCCTTCTCTTCTCGCCTCTCGTTGGCGCATTGATTTGCGGTTTCGCCTGGCGCTTGATCGGTGAGCAGGCGGCCTGTGTTGTCGCCACGGCGTTCCTTTTCTTGGCCTGCCTGCTGTCCTGGGTCGTCTTCCTCGGCTTTGATGGAGAGACCTACACACGCTCCATCATGACATGGATCGAATCCGGCACGCTCTTCACCGACTGGGCGATCCGGGTGGACCGTCTGACGGCGATCATGCTGATCGTGATCACCTCGGTTTCGGCGCTCGTGCACCTCTATTCCTTCGGCTACATGGCCCATGACGAGAACTTCAAAGAGGGCGAAAGCTACCGCCCCCGGTTCTTCGCCTACCTGTCGTTCTTCACCTTCACCATGTTGATGCTGGTGACCGCCGATAACCTTCTGCAATTGTTCTTCGGCTGGGAAGGCGTGGGCGTCGCCTCGTATCTTCTGATCGGCTTCTACTACCGCAAGCCCTCTGCCGGTGCTGCCGCCATGAAAGCGTTTATCGTCAACCGCGTGGGTGACTTCGGCTTCCTTCTGGGCATCTTCGCCCTGTTCTGGATGACGGACTCGATCCAGTTCGACGTGATCCTGCCCATGGGCGAAGAACTGGCCTCCATGACCATGTCGTTCCTCGGCATGGAGCTGAACGCGGCCGAGACCATCGCCTTCCTGCTGTTCATCGGCGCGATGGGTAAATCGGCGCAGCTTTTGCTGCACGTCTGGTTGCCGGACGCGATGGAAGGCCCGACGCCCGTGTCGGCCCTGATCCACGCGGCAACCATGGTGACGGCGGGCGTCTTCCTTGTCTGCCGCATGTCACCGGTGATCGAGTACGCGCCCATCGCGGGCAACTTCATCATCATCGTGGGCGCCCTGTCGGCCTTCGTGGCCGCCACCATCGGCCTCGTGCAGAACGACATCAAGCGCGTGATCGCCTATTCGACGATGTCGCAGCTTGGCTACATGTTCGTGGCGGCGGGCGTCGGCGTCTACTCGGTCGCCATGTTCCACCTGCTGACCCACGCCTTCTTCAAGGCGATGCTGTTCCTCGGCGCGGGCTCGGTCATTCACGCGATGCACCACGAGCAGGACATGCGGAATTATGGCGGGTTGCGTAAAAAGATCCCCTACACCTTTGCGGCGATGATGATCGGCACGCTGGCCATCACCGGCGTCGGCATTCCACTACTGTACTTCGGCTTCCCGGTCGGTTTCGCGGGCTTCGTCTCCAAGGACGCGGTGATCGAGAGCGCCTATGCCTTCGGCGGCGACCTTGGCCAATTTGCCTTCTGGGCGCTGGTCATTGGCGCGCTGTTCACCAGCTTCTACAGCTGGCGTCTGATGTTCATGACTTTCTATGGCGAGGCGCGAGGCAACAAACACACCCATGACCACGCCCATGAAAGCCCGATGACCATGCTCGTGCCCCTTGGTGCGCTAGCGGTTGGCGCGGTTCTGGCCGGTATGGTCTGGTACGGCAGCTTCTTTGGCAAAACCAATTACGTGGCGCAGTTCTTCGGCGTGCCCTATGCGGCGGAAGAGCATGCGGATGCGGGCCACGGCGAGGACGCGCTTGGCGCGGAGGAGCAGGCTGAGGAAGCGCACGGCGATGAAGCTCACGCTGATGAGGCTCATGCCGAAGAAGCAGACGGCCACGGAGAGACCCACTACGTCTTCACCGGCGCACCGGGCGAGGGGGCAATTCACCACGCGCCCGACAACCACGTCCTGAATGACGCCCATTCGGTTCCCACTTGGGTCAAGCTTGCGCCGTTCTTTGCGATGCTGATCGGCTTCGGCACTGCGTTCGTGTTCTACATCGTGAACCCTTCGATCCCCGGACGCCTCGCCAAGCAGCAAAGCCCGCTTTACAACTTCCTGTTGAACAAGTGGTACTTCGATGAGGCGTATGAGTTCCTCTTCATCAAGCCCGCCCAAGCCATCGGTCGCTTCCTGTGGAAGCGCGGCGATACCGACACGATTGACGGCGGTATCAACGGGCTGGCCATGGGGATCATCCCCTTCTTCACACGCCTCGCGGGCCGCGCCCAATCTGGCTACATCTTCCATTACGCGTTCGCGATGGTCTTGGGGCTTGTCGCCCTGATCACCTTCGTCACGTTGAGCGCAGGGTAA
- the nuoK gene encoding NADH-quinone oxidoreductase subunit NuoK, with translation MTIGLEHYLTVAAALFVIGIFGIFLNRKNVIIILMSLELMLLSVNINMVAFSSFLGDLTGQVFTLFILTVAAAEAAIGLAILVCYFRNRGTVDVEDVANMKG, from the coding sequence ATGACCATTGGCTTGGAACATTACCTGACAGTAGCCGCCGCGCTATTTGTCATCGGCATTTTCGGGATTTTCCTGAATCGCAAGAACGTCATCATCATCCTGATGTCGTTGGAATTGATGTTGCTGTCGGTGAACATCAACATGGTCGCGTTTTCGTCCTTTCTTGGCGATCTCACGGGGCAGGTGTTTACGCTGTTCATCCTGACCGTCGCCGCGGCCGAGGCTGCGATCGGCCTCGCCATTCTTGTTTGTTACTTCCGCAACCGCGGTACGGTCGACGTTGAAGACGTCGCCAATATGAAGGGTTAA
- a CDS encoding NADH-quinone oxidoreductase subunit J, whose translation MTIADFTFYLFALSVVAGGLFTVTSKNPVHSVLWLILTFLSSAGLFVLLGAEFVAMLMIIVYVGAVAVLFLFVVMMLDVDFAELKAEMAKYVPMAGLIGVILLMQLTLAFGSWTYSDGVDSRLGNPVPALDEAHNTQALGLLVYDDYFMAFQISGLILLVAMVGAIVLTLRHRVDVKRQDVVAQMMRDPAKAMELKDVKPGQGL comes from the coding sequence ATGACCATCGCGGATTTCACCTTCTACCTCTTTGCGCTGTCTGTGGTTGCTGGAGGCCTGTTTACCGTGACGTCAAAAAACCCGGTACACTCGGTGCTGTGGCTGATCCTCACGTTCTTGTCTTCGGCGGGTCTGTTCGTGCTTTTGGGCGCGGAGTTCGTGGCGATGCTGATGATTATTGTCTACGTGGGCGCCGTCGCGGTGCTGTTCCTGTTCGTGGTCATGATGCTGGACGTGGATTTCGCCGAGCTGAAGGCCGAAATGGCCAAATATGTGCCGATGGCGGGCCTGATCGGGGTGATTTTGCTGATGCAACTGACGCTGGCGTTTGGATCGTGGACCTATTCGGACGGCGTTGACAGCCGTCTTGGCAACCCGGTGCCTGCGTTGGATGAGGCGCATAACACCCAGGCTTTGGGTCTGCTCGTGTACGATGATTACTTCATGGCTTTCCAGATCTCGGGGCTCATCCTTCTTGTCGCCATGGTCGGCGCGATCGTTCTGACGCTGCGCCACCGGGTGGACGTGAAGCGGCAGGATGTCGTGGCGCAGATGATGCGCGACCCGGCGAAAGCGATGGAACTGAAAGATGTGAAACCGGGGCAGGGCCTGTAA
- a CDS encoding carboxymuconolactone decarboxylase family protein, whose protein sequence is MTDTPNPFEALLKQTQDMTEEWMKAAAPALSAGKVGMQWLQVPPEMLEAFLGKQFNPEGLDAKTRLLLTLQGLTIQGALAEAQIKITVRHALSMGATPQEIAETIGLASLFGGLPAMNKAMNLAKEAMDEDGGTQATGEDD, encoded by the coding sequence ATGACCGACACCCCCAACCCATTCGAGGCGCTGCTCAAGCAGACCCAAGACATGACGGAGGAGTGGATGAAAGCCGCTGCTCCGGCTTTGTCTGCAGGGAAGGTGGGTATGCAGTGGCTACAGGTGCCGCCGGAAATGCTGGAGGCGTTTCTGGGCAAGCAGTTCAACCCCGAAGGGTTGGACGCCAAAACGCGCCTGTTGCTAACCTTGCAGGGGTTGACCATTCAGGGCGCCCTGGCCGAGGCGCAGATCAAGATCACGGTGCGCCACGCCCTTTCCATGGGGGCCACACCCCAAGAGATTGCAGAGACCATCGGTCTTGCCAGCCTGTTCGGCGGTTTGCCGGCGATGAACAAGGCGATGAATTTGGCCAAAGAGGCCATGGACGAAGACGGTGGCACACAGGCCACCGGAGAGGACGATTGA
- the nuoI gene encoding NADH-quinone oxidoreductase subunit NuoI: MTQIDYTRAAKYFLLADFFKGFKLGFKYFFSPKVTINYPHEKGPLSPRFRGEHALRRYPNGEERCIACKLCEAVCPAQAITIDAEPREDGSRRTTRYDIDMTKCIYCGFCQEACPVDAIVEGPNFEFATETREELYYDKEKLLANGERWESAIAHNLELDAPYR, from the coding sequence ATGACGCAGATCGACTACACCCGCGCCGCGAAATACTTCCTGCTGGCGGATTTCTTCAAAGGCTTCAAACTGGGCTTCAAGTACTTCTTCTCGCCCAAGGTCACGATCAACTACCCGCACGAAAAGGGGCCCTTGTCGCCTCGGTTCCGCGGCGAACACGCCTTGCGTCGCTACCCCAATGGGGAAGAGCGGTGCATCGCCTGTAAACTGTGCGAGGCCGTTTGCCCCGCGCAGGCGATCACGATTGACGCAGAACCCCGCGAAGATGGCTCTCGCCGCACGACGCGCTATGACATCGACATGACGAAGTGCATCTACTGCGGGTTCTGTCAGGAAGCCTGCCCGGTGGATGCCATCGTGGAGGGCCCGAACTTCGAGTTCGCCACCGAAACCCGCGAAGAGCTGTACTACGACAAGGAAAAGCTGCTGGCCAACGGCGAGCGCTGGGAATCGGCGATTGCCCACAACCTTGAACTGGACGCGCCGTACCGATGA
- the nuoH gene encoding NADH-quinone oxidoreductase subunit NuoH encodes MVEFFTETTLGMGLLILLQCLLLVVPLLVALAFLMYADRKIWAAVMMRKGPNVVGAFGLLQSFADFLKYIVKEIVVPAGADRAVYFLAPIVSLVMALIAWAVIPFNDGWVLSSLNVAVLYVFAVSSLEVYGVIMGGWASNSKYPFLGSLRSAAQMISYEVSIGLIIIGVIISTGSMNFTAIVHAQDGDFGLLNWYFLPHFPMLFLFFISALAETNRPPFDLPEAEAELVAGYQVEYSSTPFLLFMIGELVAVVLMCALTTLLFFGGWLSPIPGLPDGILWMILKMLAVFFMFSMVKAIVPRYRYDQLMRLGWKVFLPMSLFWVVFVAFMARYEVLGGFWARFAVGG; translated from the coding sequence ATGGTAGAGTTTTTCACCGAGACAACATTGGGCATGGGCCTGTTGATCCTGTTGCAGTGTTTGCTGCTGGTCGTGCCACTTCTGGTCGCTTTGGCGTTCCTGATGTATGCCGACCGCAAGATCTGGGCCGCAGTCATGATGCGGAAGGGCCCCAACGTCGTTGGCGCCTTTGGCCTGCTGCAAAGTTTTGCAGACTTCCTGAAGTATATCGTCAAGGAAATCGTCGTGCCTGCGGGGGCGGACCGGGCGGTCTATTTCCTTGCCCCGATTGTCAGCCTTGTGATGGCGCTGATCGCTTGGGCGGTTATCCCGTTCAATGACGGTTGGGTGCTCTCCAGCCTGAACGTCGCCGTTCTCTATGTCTTCGCGGTCTCCTCGCTCGAGGTGTACGGCGTGATCATGGGCGGGTGGGCCTCGAACTCGAAATACCCGTTCCTGGGCTCGCTGCGCTCTGCGGCGCAGATGATCTCTTACGAGGTTTCCATCGGCCTGATCATCATCGGTGTGATCATCTCCACCGGCTCGATGAATTTCACCGCGATTGTCCACGCGCAGGACGGCGACTTTGGCCTGCTGAACTGGTACTTCCTGCCGCATTTCCCGATGCTGTTCCTGTTCTTCATCTCGGCCTTGGCGGAAACCAACCGCCCACCATTTGACCTGCCCGAGGCCGAGGCTGAACTGGTCGCGGGTTACCAGGTGGAGTATTCCTCGACCCCGTTCCTGCTGTTCATGATCGGTGAACTTGTCGCTGTCGTTTTGATGTGCGCGCTGACCACACTTCTGTTCTTCGGCGGCTGGCTGTCGCCCATCCCCGGCCTGCCCGATGGCATCTTGTGGATGATCCTGAAGATGCTGGCGGTGTTCTTCATGTTCTCGATGGTGAAGGCGATCGTGCCCCGCTACCGCTATGACCAGCTTATGCGCCTGGGGTGGAAGGTGTTCCTGCCGATGTCGCTGTTCTGGGTGGTGTTTGTTGCCTTCATGGCGCGTTACGAAGTGCTTGGCGGCTTCTGGGCCCGCTTCGCCGTTGGAGGTTAA
- the nuoG gene encoding NADH-quinone oxidoreductase subunit NuoG → MSDLRTIIIDDTEVEVDPAMTLIQACEQAGVEIPRFCYHERLTIAGNCRMCLVEVVGGPPKPAASCAMQVKDLRPGPEGAPPVVKTNSPMVKKAREGVMEFLLINHPLDCPICDQGGECDLQDQAMAYGVDFSRFREPKRAVDNLELGPLVDTAMTRCISCTRCVRFITEVAGMPELGQTGRGEDAEITSYLGATLESEMQGNIVDLCPVGALTNKPYSFTARPWELTKTESIDVMDALGSNIRVDTKGREVMRILPRNHDGVNEEWLSDKSRYVWDGLKRQRLDQPYIRENGKLRPATWGEAMGLTAEKIKGATKVAGLVGDLASTEATFALKSLVEGQGGNVECRTDGAKLPAGNRAAYVGTASIEDIDDAQAIMLVGTNPRAEAPVLNARIRKAWTKGAVVGLIGEAVDLTYEYVHLGTDRKALADQLGVDHPSVIGKASLVIVGQGALTGEDGEAVLAHVQKFCEETESKLLVLHTAAARVGAMDLGAVTEGGVDAALDGADVVYNLGADEMAVPAGPFVIYQGSHGDRGAHRADVILPGAAYTEETGIFVNTEGRPQMAQRAGFPPGDARENWAILRALSAEVGAVLPFDSIAALRQLMTADAGHLKMIDEVAENEGAALALADMGQGGFTSAVADHYLTNPIARASTLMAELAAAAKARRQEPIAAE, encoded by the coding sequence CGCGTCTTGCGCCATGCAGGTCAAGGATTTGCGCCCCGGACCAGAAGGCGCGCCTCCGGTCGTGAAAACCAATTCGCCCATGGTAAAAAAGGCCCGTGAGGGCGTGATGGAGTTCCTCCTGATCAACCACCCGCTGGATTGCCCGATCTGCGATCAGGGCGGCGAGTGCGATTTGCAGGACCAGGCCATGGCCTACGGCGTCGACTTCTCGCGCTTCCGCGAGCCCAAGCGCGCCGTGGACAACCTGGAGCTGGGGCCGCTGGTCGACACTGCGATGACGCGCTGCATCTCCTGCACGCGCTGCGTGCGCTTCATCACCGAAGTGGCAGGCATGCCGGAACTGGGCCAGACGGGCCGGGGCGAAGATGCCGAGATTACCAGCTATCTGGGTGCGACGCTCGAATCAGAGATGCAGGGCAATATCGTGGATCTGTGTCCCGTGGGCGCTTTGACCAACAAGCCCTACTCCTTCACCGCCCGCCCTTGGGAACTGACCAAGACCGAGTCGATTGACGTAATGGACGCGCTCGGCTCCAACATCCGCGTGGACACCAAGGGCCGCGAAGTGATGCGTATCCTGCCGCGCAACCATGATGGCGTGAACGAGGAGTGGCTGAGCGATAAGTCCCGCTACGTTTGGGACGGGCTGAAGCGCCAGCGTTTGGACCAGCCCTACATCCGCGAGAACGGCAAGCTGCGCCCCGCCACATGGGGTGAGGCGATGGGCCTTACGGCCGAGAAGATCAAAGGCGCCACGAAAGTGGCCGGTCTGGTGGGTGATCTGGCCTCGACCGAGGCGACATTCGCGCTGAAATCTCTGGTCGAGGGTCAAGGCGGCAACGTTGAATGCCGGACCGATGGGGCGAAACTGCCCGCCGGCAACCGCGCCGCTTACGTGGGCACCGCGAGCATTGAAGACATCGACGACGCGCAGGCAATCATGTTGGTCGGCACGAACCCCCGCGCAGAAGCGCCGGTGTTGAACGCCCGCATCCGCAAGGCTTGGACCAAAGGCGCCGTTGTCGGCCTGATCGGCGAAGCGGTTGATTTGACATACGAATACGTCCACCTCGGCACGGATCGTAAGGCGCTGGCGGATCAATTGGGTGTCGATCACCCCTCGGTCATCGGCAAGGCGAGCCTTGTGATCGTCGGCCAAGGCGCATTGACCGGCGAAGATGGCGAAGCCGTTCTGGCCCACGTGCAAAAATTCTGTGAGGAAACCGAGTCGAAGCTGCTGGTGCTGCACACCGCGGCCGCACGGGTCGGCGCGATGGACCTGGGCGCAGTGACCGAAGGCGGCGTGGATGCGGCGCTGGACGGGGCCGATGTGGTCTACAATCTCGGCGCGGACGAGATGGCCGTACCTGCGGGGCCGTTCGTGATTTATCAAGGCTCCCACGGGGATCGTGGCGCGCACCGCGCGGACGTGATTCTGCCCGGCGCGGCCTATACGGAAGAAACCGGCATCTTCGTGAATACCGAAGGACGGCCACAAATGGCGCAACGTGCGGGCTTCCCTCCCGGCGATGCCCGCGAGAACTGGGCGATTCTTCGGGCGTTGTCCGCAGAAGTTGGCGCAGTCCTGCCGTTTGATTCGATTGCCGCATTGCGCCAGTTGATGACCGCTGATGCGGGCCATCTGAAGATGATAGACGAGGTTGCCGAGAACGAAGGCGCGGCTTTGGCCTTGGCGGATATGGGGCAGGGGGGCTTCACCTCGGCCGTGGCAGATCATTATCTGACCAACCCGATCGCCCGGGCCTCCACCTTGATGGCGGAGCTGGCTGCGGCGGCGAAAGCCCGTCGCCAAGAACCAATCGCGGCGGAATAA